From Paenibacillus sp. PK3_47, the proteins below share one genomic window:
- a CDS encoding stage VI sporulation protein F codes for MGYQQYGISPQLVERIKLKMKNTAVKERIKNMINGISKQELQDTAVVRRLVKNAASVLNEKLTTTQEEQIVKFVIAQKIDPNNTFHLIRLWGMFR; via the coding sequence TTGGGTTACCAGCAATACGGAATCAGCCCGCAGCTGGTTGAACGGATCAAGCTGAAGATGAAGAATACGGCTGTCAAGGAACGCATTAAGAACATGATTAACGGAATCTCCAAGCAGGAGCTGCAGGATACCGCGGTTGTTCGCAGACTGGTGAAGAATGCCGCTTCAGTCCTTAATGAGAAGCTGACCACCACGCAGGAAGAGCAGATTGTAAAGTTCGTGATTGCCCAAAAAATTGATCCTAACAATACGTTTCACCTTATCCGGCTATGGGGTATGTTCCGCTGA
- a CDS encoding YitT family protein, whose translation MNKRTSGAYSPLQRKPVRILSIVAGGLLAAVGLELFLIPHKLIPGGITGLSALFSHMTEMRLGLFLFLFNLPFILLSRKQISLQFALYTMLGLLCLTAGSLALHSYPAVAGEPLTAAIAGGLCLGLGIGISIRFGGITGSAGDPGYLLLKGGPPKYAETAIMLFNCAILLCGGFLFGWDQAMYSIIAYLLAFEGVRISLRDLSRSRAVWITSRRCEEISKALKESLEREAKLVQASGPAGQPGTLFCLASRLEEEKLTSIVRQYDKDSQIVFRGASGRDPGDLFRKNIS comes from the coding sequence TTGAACAAACGCACAAGCGGAGCTTATTCCCCGCTTCAGCGCAAACCTGTCCGTATTCTCTCGATCGTTGCCGGAGGTCTGCTCGCCGCCGTCGGACTGGAGCTGTTCCTGATTCCGCACAAGCTGATTCCCGGGGGGATTACCGGACTCTCCGCCCTGTTCTCACATATGACTGAAATGCGGCTGGGCTTGTTCCTGTTCCTGTTCAATTTGCCGTTTATTCTGCTGTCACGCAAACAAATCAGCCTGCAATTTGCCTTGTATACCATGCTCGGGTTGCTCTGCCTTACAGCAGGCTCCCTGGCACTCCACAGTTACCCGGCGGTTGCGGGAGAACCGCTTACGGCAGCCATTGCCGGAGGGCTGTGCCTTGGCTTAGGCATAGGTATATCCATCCGCTTTGGCGGGATCACCGGCTCGGCCGGCGATCCCGGGTACCTGCTGCTGAAGGGCGGCCCGCCTAAATATGCTGAAACAGCCATTATGCTGTTCAACTGTGCCATATTGTTATGCGGCGGTTTTTTATTCGGCTGGGATCAGGCGATGTATTCCATCATTGCCTATCTTCTGGCCTTTGAAGGGGTAAGAATTTCACTGAGGGACCTGTCCCGCTCAAGGGCTGTGTGGATTACCAGCCGCCGCTGTGAGGAGATCAGCAAAGCGCTGAAGGAATCGCTGGAGCGCGAAGCCAAGCTTGTCCAGGCCTCCGGTCCGGCAGGCCAGCCCGGCACCTTATTTTGTCTGGCCAGCAGGCTGGAAGAGGAGAAGCTGACCTCTATCGTCCGGCAGTATGACAAGGACAGCCAGATTGTTTTCCGCGGGGCAAGCGGGCGGGATCCGGGTGACCTGTTCCGTAAAAATATCAGCTGA
- a CDS encoding cation-translocating P-type ATPase, translating into MSTPFHTLDTAEVLKRLETEENGLSSGRAGELLTRYGKNMLQEAKPKSLLAKFIEQFKNVMIFILLAAAVLSGILGEWTDTVIILLVVVLNAVLGVIQENKAEQALEALKSMSSPMARVRRDGQVREIKSEELVPGDIVLLEAGNVVPADVRLLETASLQIEEAALTGESLPSDKQTGVLEGEDLVIGDRSNMAYMSSSVTYGRGLGVVTATGMSTEVGKIAGYISGAETEVTPLQKKLDELGKYFTFIILGVCIVIFAVGLLQGREMLDMLLTSISLAVAAIPEGLPAIVTIILALGVQRMAGRKAIIRKLPAVETLGSTEIICSDKTGTLTLNKMTVEKLYINGQTVEANAALKEMPGGELLLQAMALCNDSSIDEGEGQGNTGNADAKPGGGSHSKSGKKIIGDPTETALVDYALSIGIDKREQENKYPRKKELPFDSDRKLMTTIHVMEGGTFRGLTKGAPDVLLSKCTHIYKEGQIVQLTGEDSRSITAGNKQLADEALRVLAFAFRDYTELPADPSPETSERELVFVGLTGMIDPPREEVREAVAVCRQAGIRPVMITGDHRDTAAAIAKRLGIIESDESVLTGRELDKISEEDFAGRVADYSVYARVSPEHKVRIVKAWKKKGKIVAMTGDGVNDAPALKSSDIGVGMGITGTDVAKGVSDMVLADDNFTTIVVAVEEGRKVYSNIRKAIQFLLSANLGEVLTLFIATLIGWRILEPIHILWINLVTDTLPALALGLEKASSDVMSRKPRKSSSSIFAGGVGAGIIYQGIIEAVLTLLVYYWAHTHYDEGVAVTMAFATLGLLQITHAFSVRSNTKSLFQIGWFTNKYMLGASVISGLLLVLVIIIPGLNDWFGVQHMNGMQWLIVCAAALSIIVIVELIKLFIRMSGKGKSWD; encoded by the coding sequence ATGTCCACACCGTTTCATACCCTGGACACGGCAGAAGTGCTGAAAAGGCTGGAAACAGAAGAAAACGGCCTGTCTTCAGGCCGGGCGGGCGAACTGCTTACCCGTTACGGCAAAAATATGCTGCAGGAAGCAAAGCCCAAATCACTGCTGGCTAAATTTATCGAGCAATTTAAAAATGTCATGATCTTTATTTTGCTTGCTGCAGCAGTGCTGTCAGGCATCCTGGGAGAATGGACGGATACCGTTATCATTCTGCTGGTTGTCGTATTGAATGCCGTGCTCGGAGTGATTCAGGAGAACAAGGCGGAGCAGGCCCTTGAAGCGCTGAAAAGCATGTCATCCCCGATGGCCAGAGTCCGCCGTGACGGGCAGGTACGCGAGATCAAAAGCGAGGAGCTGGTGCCGGGCGATATTGTACTGCTGGAAGCGGGTAACGTGGTACCGGCGGATGTAAGGCTGCTGGAAACCGCCTCGCTGCAGATTGAAGAAGCAGCATTGACTGGAGAATCATTGCCTTCGGATAAGCAGACCGGTGTGCTGGAAGGGGAGGATCTCGTCATCGGTGACCGGAGCAATATGGCCTATATGAGCAGCAGCGTGACCTACGGCAGAGGCTTGGGTGTTGTTACGGCTACGGGTATGTCTACTGAGGTCGGGAAAATCGCCGGTTATATCTCCGGGGCAGAGACTGAAGTCACCCCGCTGCAGAAGAAGCTGGATGAGTTAGGGAAGTATTTTACCTTTATTATCCTTGGAGTCTGTATCGTTATCTTTGCGGTCGGGCTTCTTCAAGGCAGAGAAATGCTCGATATGCTGCTGACTTCAATTTCGCTTGCCGTGGCTGCGATCCCCGAGGGGCTGCCCGCCATTGTGACGATTATTCTGGCCCTGGGTGTCCAGCGGATGGCCGGACGCAAAGCGATTATCCGTAAGCTTCCGGCAGTGGAGACACTCGGCAGTACAGAAATCATCTGCTCTGACAAAACAGGAACGCTGACACTGAACAAGATGACTGTCGAGAAACTTTACATAAACGGACAGACAGTGGAAGCGAATGCCGCGCTTAAAGAAATGCCGGGCGGAGAACTGCTGCTTCAGGCCATGGCGCTGTGCAACGATTCCAGTATCGATGAAGGAGAGGGCCAGGGGAACACAGGGAATGCTGATGCCAAGCCGGGAGGCGGTTCGCATAGTAAAAGCGGCAAAAAAATAATCGGTGATCCGACGGAAACAGCTCTGGTCGACTATGCGCTGAGCATCGGTATTGACAAAAGAGAGCAGGAGAACAAGTATCCGCGCAAAAAAGAGCTGCCGTTCGATTCGGACCGCAAGCTGATGACCACCATTCATGTAATGGAAGGCGGTACATTCCGCGGATTGACCAAAGGCGCACCGGATGTGCTGCTTTCAAAGTGCACCCATATTTATAAAGAGGGTCAAATAGTGCAGCTTACTGGCGAGGACTCACGTTCCATCACTGCCGGAAATAAGCAGCTGGCGGATGAAGCGCTGCGAGTGCTGGCTTTTGCATTCCGTGATTATACGGAGCTTCCTGCTGATCCTTCACCGGAGACATCAGAGCGTGAGCTCGTGTTCGTCGGGCTGACGGGTATGATTGATCCTCCGCGGGAAGAAGTGCGTGAAGCGGTCGCTGTCTGCCGTCAGGCGGGTATCCGTCCCGTGATGATTACTGGTGATCACCGGGATACAGCTGCAGCGATTGCCAAGCGGCTCGGCATTATCGAGAGTGACGAAAGTGTCCTTACAGGCCGCGAGCTGGATAAGATCAGCGAGGAGGATTTTGCGGGCAGGGTTGCAGATTATTCCGTGTATGCCCGTGTCTCACCGGAGCATAAGGTGCGGATCGTCAAAGCCTGGAAGAAAAAAGGGAAAATCGTCGCGATGACCGGTGACGGCGTGAACGATGCCCCGGCATTAAAATCGTCAGATATCGGGGTGGGAATGGGGATTACGGGCACCGATGTCGCCAAGGGCGTATCGGACATGGTTCTTGCTGATGATAACTTTACGACAATTGTGGTTGCTGTAGAGGAAGGACGGAAAGTCTACAGCAATATCCGTAAAGCCATTCAGTTTCTGCTCTCCGCGAATCTCGGAGAAGTGCTGACCCTGTTCATTGCCACATTGATCGGCTGGCGTATCCTGGAGCCTATCCATATTCTCTGGATTAATCTTGTTACGGATACCCTTCCTGCGCTGGCACTGGGGCTGGAGAAAGCCAGTTCAGATGTAATGTCAAGAAAACCGCGCAAATCCAGCAGCAGCATTTTTGCCGGAGGTGTGGGGGCAGGGATTATCTATCAGGGGATCATTGAAGCTGTGTTGACGCTGCTGGTATATTACTGGGCGCATACCCATTATGATGAGGGTGTTGCGGTGACCATGGCTTTTGCCACCCTTGGCCTTCTGCAGATTACACATGCATTCAGTGTAAGGTCCAATACGAAATCACTGTTCCAGATCGGCTGGTTTACCAACAAATACATGCTTGGCGCCTCGGTTATTTCCGGGCTGCTGCTAGTGCTGGTCATTATCATCCCGGGACTGAATGACTGGTTCGGCGTGCAGCATATGAACGGAATGCAGTGGCTCATTGTCTGTGCGGCTGCCCTGTCGATCATCGTTATTGTTGAGCTAATAAAGCTGTTCATACGTATGAGCGGGAAAGGCAAGAGCTGGGATTAG
- a CDS encoding C40 family peptidase, which produces MTIMNHKKFFTAAMLLAAALTASACGSYSSETKPKVNSVTPSGTFAGSYYEKSHVTDKEGKFWIPLKPAAASIGYRMKDDTSSGGYVKLGYTDVMYMLRPNSKQVFSLGQKLTLPDAPVRRDGQIYITPTALSKLLQTEVGWNPTTGEINIATPTDKDAGADNRNHAPGTLRIQSASNVDTAELVSYAKKFLGVPYDFGAGSYEDTKKFDCSSFTRHVFRKFDIELPRLARDQDNVGRRISRDELKAGDLIFFTVPGRFKSDAVPGHVGIYIGDGKFIHTWGEPGVQISELDTGYWENVTLHMQRVL; this is translated from the coding sequence ATGACAATTATGAACCACAAAAAGTTTTTCACGGCTGCCATGCTGCTCGCTGCAGCATTGACGGCCAGCGCATGCGGGTCTTACAGCAGCGAGACGAAACCTAAGGTGAATTCAGTTACTCCTTCCGGTACCTTTGCCGGCAGCTATTATGAGAAATCTCATGTGACTGACAAAGAGGGAAAGTTCTGGATTCCGCTCAAGCCTGCTGCAGCATCGATCGGCTACCGGATGAAAGACGACACCTCCAGCGGCGGTTACGTCAAGCTGGGCTACACGGATGTAATGTACATGCTGCGTCCGAACTCCAAGCAAGTCTTTTCCTTGGGACAAAAGCTTACGCTGCCCGATGCGCCGGTTCGCCGCGACGGCCAGATTTACATCACTCCTACAGCACTCTCCAAGCTCCTGCAGACAGAGGTAGGCTGGAATCCGACCACGGGAGAGATTAATATTGCCACACCTACCGATAAGGATGCCGGAGCTGATAACCGAAATCATGCCCCGGGAACGTTAAGGATTCAAAGTGCATCCAATGTAGATACAGCAGAACTGGTTTCTTATGCCAAAAAATTTCTTGGCGTTCCATACGACTTTGGCGCAGGTTCTTATGAGGACACCAAAAAATTTGACTGCTCCTCTTTTACCAGACATGTATTCAGAAAGTTTGACATTGAACTGCCGCGCCTCGCCCGGGATCAGGATAACGTCGGCAGACGGATATCCCGGGATGAGCTGAAAGCTGGCGATCTTATTTTCTTCACGGTCCCGGGACGCTTTAAAAGCGACGCCGTACCTGGCCATGTAGGCATTTATATTGGAGACGGGAAGTTTATCCATACATGGGGCGAACCGGGGGTACAGATTAGTGAACTGGATACCGGATACTGGGAAAATGTAACGCTGCACATGCAGCGTGTGCTTTAG
- a CDS encoding ABC transporter substrate-binding protein, translating into MKKKNIWLGLSLCLMLVASGCGSNNAAVNTDNAANTGNTAANATNAPADTESTDSFTIAISQYVEHPSLDATREGFLAALKDAGIVEGENLKVDLQNAQADQANNLSIAQKIAGDKNDLVLAIATPSAQTVVQNVNKETPVLFAAVTDPLDAKLVTDLEHPGGNVTGASDTNPEAITRLMDFIAAQFPDVKKLGLIINEGEPNAVVMSGIAKEALDKHGIELVKAAITNTSEVKQAAESLVGRVDAFYITLDNSVVSGVDTIIQTANDNKIPFFSADRDTVEKGAFATVGFKYYDHGYQVGEMAADILKNGTNPGDMKVTMQEKLDLILNLKAAEAQGIEVTDAMKAEVVDQTNNIIQ; encoded by the coding sequence ATGAAGAAAAAGAACATTTGGTTAGGCCTCAGCCTGTGCTTGATGCTGGTAGCATCCGGATGCGGAAGCAACAACGCTGCAGTCAACACGGACAACGCCGCTAACACAGGGAATACGGCAGCCAATGCTACCAATGCGCCGGCGGATACGGAAAGCACGGACTCCTTCACAATTGCCATTTCACAGTATGTAGAGCACCCGTCGCTTGATGCCACTCGTGAAGGTTTCCTGGCTGCCCTGAAGGATGCCGGAATTGTTGAAGGCGAGAACCTGAAGGTGGATCTGCAGAACGCACAGGCCGACCAGGCCAACAATCTGTCGATCGCACAGAAGATTGCCGGAGACAAGAATGATCTTGTGCTTGCCATTGCCACACCATCCGCCCAAACGGTTGTGCAGAACGTTAACAAAGAAACACCGGTCCTGTTCGCAGCGGTAACAGATCCGCTGGATGCCAAGCTGGTGACCGATCTTGAACATCCCGGCGGCAATGTCACCGGAGCTTCCGACACCAATCCTGAAGCTATTACGCGTCTGATGGACTTTATCGCCGCACAATTCCCGGACGTGAAGAAGCTCGGGCTTATCATCAACGAAGGAGAGCCGAACGCAGTAGTGATGTCGGGTATCGCCAAGGAAGCGCTGGATAAGCACGGCATTGAGCTTGTAAAAGCGGCAATTACGAACACTTCCGAAGTGAAGCAGGCGGCTGAATCGCTTGTAGGGCGTGTGGACGCATTCTACATCACCCTGGACAATTCGGTGGTAAGCGGCGTGGACACTATTATCCAGACTGCCAATGACAACAAAATCCCGTTCTTCTCGGCTGACCGTGATACCGTTGAGAAAGGTGCTTTTGCAACAGTAGGCTTCAAGTACTATGATCACGGATACCAGGTGGGTGAAATGGCTGCAGATATCCTGAAGAACGGCACGAACCCTGGGGATATGAAGGTAACGATGCAGGAGAAGCTGGATCTGATCCTTAACCTCAAGGCAGCGGAAGCACAGGGCATTGAAGTTACAGATGCCATGAAGGCTGAAGTTGTTGACCAGACTAATAATATCATTCAATAA
- a CDS encoding ABC transporter permease, with protein sequence MYNSMIGAVELGLLYAFMALGVYITFRILDFPDLTVDGSFTTGGAIAAVMITNGYSPWLATFCALLGGMLAGMCTGLLHTKGKINGLLSGILMMIALYSINLRILGKPNVSLMGEDTLFSSVNLLLVMPFVVVLVKILMDLFLRTDLGLALRATGDNARMIRSFGVNTHTTTILGISLSNGLVALSGALIAQESTFADSSMGIGMIVIGLASVIIGEAIFGAGSVFRATLAAVLGSIVYRVVVALALRVEWLEASDLKLITAIIVIVALMFPSVQRHLKQKSTARRRSAELAKQAQLGKKGGAANAKA encoded by the coding sequence ATGTATAATTCGATGATCGGGGCCGTGGAACTGGGCCTGCTTTATGCTTTTATGGCTTTAGGTGTATATATTACGTTCCGGATTCTTGATTTTCCGGATTTGACTGTGGACGGGAGCTTCACAACCGGCGGAGCGATTGCTGCAGTGATGATTACTAACGGCTATTCTCCGTGGCTTGCCACATTTTGTGCCCTGCTGGGAGGTATGCTTGCAGGGATGTGTACAGGCCTGCTGCATACCAAAGGCAAGATCAACGGGCTGTTGTCGGGGATTCTGATGATGATTGCACTCTATTCAATTAATTTGCGTATTCTGGGCAAACCTAACGTTTCGCTCATGGGAGAGGACACATTGTTCAGCTCTGTTAATCTTCTGCTCGTAATGCCGTTTGTAGTCGTGCTGGTCAAAATCCTGATGGATCTGTTCCTGCGGACGGATCTCGGTCTTGCCCTGCGGGCCACCGGAGACAATGCCCGGATGATCCGCAGCTTTGGAGTCAATACACATACTACGACAATTCTCGGCATCAGCTTGTCCAATGGACTGGTAGCACTTTCGGGAGCGCTGATTGCCCAGGAGTCTACCTTTGCCGATTCCTCTATGGGTATAGGAATGATTGTTATCGGTCTGGCTTCGGTTATTATCGGGGAAGCGATCTTTGGAGCAGGAAGCGTGTTCAGGGCTACGCTGGCAGCAGTGCTGGGCTCGATTGTCTACCGTGTCGTCGTTGCGCTCGCCCTGCGGGTGGAATGGCTGGAAGCTTCAGATCTGAAGCTGATTACCGCAATAATAGTTATTGTAGCTCTGATGTTCCCTTCCGTTCAGCGTCATCTGAAGCAGAAGAGCACTGCGCGCAGAAGAAGCGCCGAACTTGCCAAGCAGGCACAGCTCGGCAAGAAAGGGGGAGCAGCGAATGCTAAAGCTTGA
- a CDS encoding ABC transporter ATP-binding protein, giving the protein MLKLDNVSKLFNPGTPDEKIALLGIDLELRAGDFVTIIGSNGAGKSTLMNIISGVMKPDLGEVRIEGSPISHLPEFQRARWIGRVFQDPMAGTAPHMTIEENLAMAYKRGQNRGLSFGVSAAKRSLFREQLSRLGIGLENRLRAKVGMLSGGERQALSLLMATFTQPQILLLDEHTAALDPSRAELITKLTESIVREMKLTTLMVTHNMEQAIRLGNRLIMMDKGSVILDIDESRKKDLTVERLLGEFETISGHKLADDRMMLG; this is encoded by the coding sequence ATGCTAAAGCTTGATAATGTATCGAAGCTGTTCAATCCCGGCACACCGGATGAGAAGATTGCACTGCTCGGGATTGATCTTGAACTCCGGGCAGGAGATTTTGTAACCATCATCGGCAGTAACGGTGCAGGCAAGTCCACCCTGATGAATATTATCTCCGGAGTTATGAAGCCGGATCTCGGTGAAGTACGTATTGAAGGAAGCCCGATCAGCCACCTGCCGGAGTTCCAGCGGGCCCGCTGGATCGGACGGGTGTTCCAGGATCCGATGGCAGGTACTGCACCGCATATGACCATTGAAGAGAATCTGGCTATGGCTTACAAGAGAGGGCAGAACCGGGGATTATCCTTCGGGGTCAGTGCCGCAAAGCGCTCGCTGTTCCGTGAACAGCTGAGCCGGCTGGGCATCGGTCTGGAGAACCGGCTCAGAGCTAAGGTAGGCATGCTCTCAGGCGGTGAACGGCAGGCGCTGAGCCTTCTGATGGCTACCTTCACCCAGCCGCAGATTCTGCTGCTGGATGAGCATACAGCCGCGCTGGATCCCTCACGTGCCGAATTGATTACCAAGCTGACCGAATCCATCGTCCGGGAGATGAAGCTCACGACCCTGATGGTTACCCATAACATGGAGCAGGCGATCCGCCTCGGCAACCGGCTGATCATGATGGACAAAGGATCGGTCATTCTTGATATCGATGAATCCCGCAAAAAGGATTTGACGGTAGAAAGACTGCTCGGAGAGTTTGAGACGATCAGCGGACATAAGCTTGCGGATGACCGGATGATGCTCGGATAA
- a CDS encoding DinB family protein, giving the protein MMMTHNEEIRGQIYDAVSGLSAETLNTKPAGGKWSPVQIMEHLYLMEKAITAGIVQALTASEETVTEPKPYQLTLDRSRFIDAPPHLVPTEEFIPLGDLRARLDQSRAELKAVLAESEEALWNRKVYPHPVFGLMDVAQWVDFIGIHEERHLAQLREALTQI; this is encoded by the coding sequence ATGATGATGACACATAATGAAGAGATCCGCGGACAGATTTATGACGCCGTATCCGGGCTGTCCGCAGAGACGCTCAATACCAAACCCGCCGGGGGCAAATGGTCTCCCGTCCAGATCATGGAGCATCTGTATCTGATGGAAAAAGCCATCACCGCCGGTATTGTCCAGGCACTTACTGCAAGTGAAGAGACCGTAACAGAACCAAAGCCTTATCAGCTGACGCTCGACCGGAGCCGCTTCATTGACGCACCTCCACATCTTGTCCCTACAGAGGAATTCATTCCTTTAGGTGATTTGCGTGCCCGGCTGGATCAGTCCCGGGCTGAACTTAAGGCCGTGCTTGCGGAGAGCGAAGAGGCGCTCTGGAACCGCAAGGTATATCCGCATCCGGTATTCGGACTGATGGATGTGGCGCAATGGGTGGATTTTATCGGCATCCATGAAGAACGTCATCTCGCGCAGCTTAGAGAAGCTTTAACGCAAATTTAG
- a CDS encoding SDR family NAD(P)-dependent oxidoreductase produces the protein MADKKLEGKVAIVTGGGSGIGRATVLEFARNGAKVALLDRTVENAEKVRQQIEKEGGEAIVIECDIEQPQQVEEAVKQAAEKWGRLDVVFANAGINGAMAPIETMDIESWDQTIHINLRGTFATVKYAIPYLKDNGGSILINSSINGNRVFSNIGFSAYSTTKAGQVAFMKMAALELAQYKIRVNAICPGAIKTNIDDNTYPSDDLKEVQIKVEFPDGDQPLEEGPGRPDQVGKLALFLASDDSDHITGTEIYCDGAESLLHG, from the coding sequence ATGGCAGATAAAAAGCTTGAAGGAAAAGTAGCGATCGTAACCGGGGGCGGCTCAGGAATCGGGCGGGCTACCGTTCTTGAATTCGCCCGCAATGGCGCGAAGGTGGCTCTGCTCGACCGCACAGTTGAGAACGCTGAGAAGGTTAGACAGCAGATCGAAAAAGAAGGCGGAGAGGCTATTGTCATCGAATGTGACATTGAACAGCCTCAGCAGGTGGAAGAAGCGGTGAAGCAGGCTGCCGAAAAATGGGGACGGCTGGATGTTGTTTTTGCCAATGCCGGCATTAACGGTGCGATGGCGCCGATTGAAACGATGGATATCGAATCCTGGGATCAGACGATTCATATCAATCTGCGCGGAACCTTTGCGACGGTTAAATATGCGATCCCTTATCTGAAGGACAACGGCGGCAGCATTCTTATCAACAGCTCCATTAACGGCAACCGCGTGTTCTCCAACATCGGATTTTCGGCGTACAGCACCACCAAGGCAGGTCAGGTTGCTTTTATGAAAATGGCTGCGCTGGAGCTGGCCCAATACAAAATCCGCGTGAATGCCATCTGTCCGGGTGCGATTAAAACGAATATCGACGATAACACGTATCCTTCCGATGATCTGAAGGAAGTACAGATTAAAGTCGAATTCCCGGACGGCGACCAGCCGCTCGAAGAAGGACCGGGACGTCCGGATCAGGTGGGCAAGCTGGCCCTGTTCCTGGCTTCCGATGATTCGGACCACATTACAGGTACAGAAATCTATTGTGACGGCGCAGAGTCTCTCCTGCACGGCTGA
- a CDS encoding MgtC/SapB family protein translates to MDINIDLHTESIVKLLVAMLFGLFIGIDRQLKQKPLGIRTSMVISIASCLVTLVSIHAYDKFGGAEHPTMDPMRLAAQIVSGIGFLGAGVILRRGGDAISGLTSAALIWTASGIGIAVGAGFYLEAAYAVVLLMFAVNAVPLLIKAVGPEVLNKHEISVKIIMEQNYVLTEVIQKIEGGELTDTRKNRHHGRTIRRMKIKDLDDGRQLIDMVLSTPDRDYATEIYYDVKKIEHVMSVEVEQL, encoded by the coding sequence ATGGATATTAATATTGATTTGCACACGGAATCGATAGTCAAGCTGCTTGTGGCCATGCTGTTCGGGCTGTTCATCGGTATCGACCGGCAATTGAAGCAGAAACCGCTGGGGATTCGGACCAGTATGGTCATCAGCATCGCCAGCTGCCTGGTGACTCTGGTCTCCATTCACGCCTATGACAAGTTCGGCGGTGCCGAGCACCCTACGATGGACCCGATGCGTCTGGCGGCACAAATTGTGAGCGGCATCGGTTTTCTGGGCGCCGGCGTTATCTTGCGCAGAGGCGGGGATGCCATCTCCGGTTTAACCTCGGCGGCGCTGATCTGGACGGCTTCGGGAATCGGGATCGCTGTGGGTGCAGGCTTCTACCTGGAGGCCGCTTACGCGGTTGTTCTGCTGATGTTCGCTGTTAATGCCGTTCCCCTGCTGATTAAAGCGGTTGGGCCGGAGGTTCTGAACAAGCATGAGATTTCTGTCAAAATCATTATGGAGCAGAACTATGTGCTGACAGAAGTGATTCAGAAGATTGAGGGGGGCGAGCTGACTGATACCAGAAAAAACAGACATCACGGGCGCACGATCCGCCGGATGAAGATCAAGGATCTGGATGACGGCCGGCAGCTGATCGATATGGTACTGTCCACTCCCGACCGGGATTACGCTACAGAAATTTACTATGATGTGAAAAAAATCGAACACGTAATGAGCGTGGAAGTAGAGCAGCTGTAA
- a CDS encoding aldose 1-epimerase, producing MSITAFEGQYEGEAAVWLKAGRYEAAILPGIGGNLICFRDTENGYRFLHEPGAEGMEDFKASPGIHGIPVLFPPNRYEDGEFPWNGKTYRLPVNEEATGNHLHGFLHTAAWEVEEFGSGKHESFVTVAIKVDENHPSYQYLPFKYTVKLRYTLGEGGLSQQLLVHNDGEERMPCLLAFHTAINAPFAPDSAAQDYRVKLTIGQRWEMSDRMLPTGAFQELTADEIAMREEGVNPFYASMDNHYTAVPQNGRNRMELKDTKSGATLVYDAGTSYKQWMIWNNGATEGFFCPEPQINLVNAPKVDLPADEIGLFGLEPGEYWEETSRLYVK from the coding sequence ATGTCGATTACAGCATTTGAAGGACAGTATGAAGGAGAGGCGGCGGTCTGGTTAAAAGCCGGACGTTATGAAGCAGCTATCCTGCCGGGGATCGGCGGCAACCTGATCTGCTTCCGGGATACCGAAAACGGTTACCGTTTCCTGCATGAGCCGGGAGCAGAAGGGATGGAGGACTTCAAGGCCAGCCCGGGAATCCATGGGATTCCTGTACTGTTCCCTCCTAACCGTTATGAAGACGGGGAGTTTCCGTGGAACGGCAAAACTTACCGGCTCCCGGTAAATGAGGAGGCAACAGGTAACCATCTGCACGGATTTTTACATACGGCAGCTTGGGAGGTCGAAGAATTCGGCAGCGGTAAACATGAAAGCTTCGTTACGGTTGCCATCAAAGTAGATGAGAATCATCCGTCTTATCAGTACCTGCCTTTCAAATATACGGTTAAGCTGCGTTACACGCTTGGCGAAGGCGGTTTATCCCAGCAGCTGCTGGTGCATAATGATGGGGAAGAGCGGATGCCGTGTCTGCTGGCATTCCATACGGCCATTAACGCGCCGTTCGCCCCGGACAGCGCTGCACAGGATTACCGTGTGAAGCTGACCATCGGCCAGCGCTGGGAGATGAGTGACCGCATGCTGCCTACAGGTGCTTTCCAGGAGCTTACGGCTGATGAAATCGCCATGCGCGAAGAAGGTGTGAATCCGTTTTATGCATCCATGGACAACCATTACACAGCTGTTCCGCAGAACGGCCGCAACCGCATGGAGCTGAAGGATACGAAGTCCGGTGCGACTCTTGTATATGATGCAGGCACTTCCTACAAGCAGTGGATGATCTGGAATAACGGTGCAACAGAAGGGTTCTTCTGTCCTGAACCGCAAATTAACCTGGTCAATGCGCCTAAGGTGGATCTTCCGGCTGATGAGATTGGCTTGTTCGGTCTTGAACCGGGCGAATACTGGGAAGAGACAAGCCGTCTGTATGTAAAATAA